ATGCCGATCGTGAGAGCGACACGTTCGGCGAGGTCACGGGCGAAATCGAGGTCGGGTACACAGGGCCGTGTGATATGACGCTCACTCCGAGCGGCGAGTACGGATTCGTGGCGGACATCGCGAACGAGACGCTGACCGTGGTTCGCGTCGATCCGTTCGAAATCGCCGCTCGGATAGACGTCGGCGATCCGGCAGGAGAGGGACGCGTCCTCCCGTTCATGTGTACGGCGTCGTTCGACGGCGATCGTCTCCTGGTCGAGAACGGCGAGGGCGAACTCGGACCCGATCCGGATATTCCGCGTCGGGGATCCGAGAGCATCTGGGACGTCTCCGATCCCGAGGAGCCAGTCGAACTCGAACGCATCACTCGCGACGACGGGGTATCGGCGCCTCCGATCACGAGCGAAATCGACCCCGATAGCGAGGCAGCCTACCTCTTTACCCCCGACATCGACGCCGTGACGGTGATCGACCTCGACGAACGGGCCGTCGACCGTGAACTCGACGTCGGCGGGAGTGCGATATCCGGGGCTTGGGGTCCTGCTCGGGAGAAACTGTACGTCCCGGTCCAGACGGCGAACCACGTTGCAGTGATCGATCACGAGCAGCGGGACGTTCTCACGACCATCGATGCCGGAGAGTCGCCGACGGGTGCCGTGGGCGGAATGGTTCGGCCCGAGACGACCACCAGCCAGCGACTGCGGAGTTCCCTGTCAACGCTCGGTCTCTCGATCGGTGACCGGGAACCGTCGTTCTGTCCCGACGGCAACTGCTATTGCGGGTGACAGTGGTACCGTCCCGCTGTGGTCCGATCTGCTCACCTGAATCGTGAGCGTCGCGTTCCGGTCTGCAACTGACGATCCCTCGGTCGGGCCCGGTGCTGGAGTGGACGTGGGTTGCGGTCGCGACGACAGTGCCGTTTTGCCGTTTCGGTCCGTACACGACGTATGCCCGTAGAGACGGATGCCGAACTGCGAGAGATACTCGAACGGGAAACGATCGCCGTCGTCGGCTGTTCGTCGACACCCGGCAAGGACGCCCACGAGATACCGAAGTACCTCCAGGCGCAGGGGTACGAGGTCATCCCCGTCAATCCCTACGCGGACGAGGTCCTGGGGCGGCCGGCCTTCGACTCGCTTTCCGACGTCGACGAAAGGATCGATATCGTGGACGTATTCCGGCCGAGTGACGAAGTTCGCGGGATCGTCGACGAGGTACTCGAACGTGACGACGTCGACGTCATCTGGCTCCAGCTCGGCATTCACGACGACGATGCGGTTGCGCGAGCAGAGGACGCTGGGGTGCGAGTCGTCCAGGATCGATGTATGAAACCCGAACACCGGCGGCTGCTCCGATAGAACCGGCCCGTCCGGGAGCATCGAGGGTCGACCGTCCCTGTAGAACCTTCGATTCGCATCGCCGTCTGGGATCGTCGGTACAGCATCGACACTGTTTCCGATCGTCGTCGCCGTCTCGAACTCGGAACTGGTGAACTCGTGTCGAGTTATCCGGCGTACACTGTCCCCAGTATCGAGATACCCGTACGTTACTACAGCAGGACCGTCTGGGAATCCCGATGCCGGATCGCTATTGCGATCCCCTACTCGATGCCGGGCGAGTCGGGGCGACCGGTGGTATCGAAGCCGGGCGAGCCCCGCTTTCCGCGGTCCTCGTGGAGGAACACGAGGCCGCCGCCGATGTTGCTCCCGACGGTGAAGCCTCGAGCGGCCTCGGCGCCCCAGAACGACGTATCGTCGGTGTGATAGCTCGCTACCGTTTCGGGGTTCGCGGGATCGGTTACGTCGTGGACCGTCACGCCGCCGTCGTACCACGAGGCGTGGAGGCGGTTCGCCGTGACGTCGAAGTTGTGCGACGTGCGGAACGCATCGACGTTCGGCGGGTCGATCCGGACGAGTTCCCGTGGCTCGTCGTAGTCCGAGACGTCGAAAATCGTGATGCCGCCGTAGTCGTCGTTGTCG
The nucleotide sequence above comes from Halosolutus halophilus. Encoded proteins:
- a CDS encoding YncE family protein, with protein sequence MVHHEDEDIGSESGRGRSNPTARDPFRNGIDRRRVLQSSAVIGATATLSGCLSDTNGQRAPTVYVFNNGDRTLSIIDATSDELIETVFIDTTASFPANQYGTGVDSASDTLWLNVSGGVRALDQHTLDEIAAIETGFEPNYPNLTPDENHLLVAAGGTTTIDPDPDDPEDHVLVRIDADRESDTFGEVTGEIEVGYTGPCDMTLTPSGEYGFVADIANETLTVVRVDPFEIAARIDVGDPAGEGRVLPFMCTASFDGDRLLVENGEGELGPDPDIPRRGSESIWDVSDPEEPVELERITRDDGVSAPPITSEIDPDSEAAYLFTPDIDAVTVIDLDERAVDRELDVGGSAISGAWGPAREKLYVPVQTANHVAVIDHEQRDVLTTIDAGESPTGAVGGMVRPETTTSQRLRSSLSTLGLSIGDREPSFCPDGNCYCG
- a CDS encoding CoA-binding protein gives rise to the protein MPVETDAELREILERETIAVVGCSSTPGKDAHEIPKYLQAQGYEVIPVNPYADEVLGRPAFDSLSDVDERIDIVDVFRPSDEVRGIVDEVLERDDVDVIWLQLGIHDDDAVARAEDAGVRVVQDRCMKPEHRRLLR